The proteins below are encoded in one region of Polypterus senegalus isolate Bchr_013 chromosome 2, ASM1683550v1, whole genome shotgun sequence:
- the LOC120524603 gene encoding LOW QUALITY PROTEIN: olfactory receptor 51I1-like (The sequence of the model RefSeq protein was modified relative to this genomic sequence to represent the inferred CDS: inserted 1 base in 1 codon) has product MSSQSTKNSANETLLHPKMFYITGLNGLAFANYFYIFLFIVYVFTVFSNMFVISLIYFDQSLHNPKYIAVSHLALADVCTSTALVPKIIDTFLFNSNFITYDACLTNMFFVNFFNVMQSLSLAMLAYDRFLAICFPLQYHNINTNSRMVLIIFSLWVFAGALLSTMVFLITRLSFCKSTVINSYFCDYGLVYILACNDFHLNLIIGFSCIAFLLFVPLTFILISYVAIWFALLKIATTEGRQKALKTCTSHMILVAMFYLPIAFSYLASQFTIFXPNARILCNSLATTVPPMLNPVIYTLKTEEIMTSIKTLRKKRQTKRVMTQTAKSSNKTITKHINPN; this is encoded by the exons ATGAGTTCCCAGAGTACAAAAAATTCTGCAAATGAAACTTTGCTTCAtccaaaaatgttttacataactGGTTTAAATGGTTTGGCTTTTGctaactatttttatatttttttgttcattgtctATGTTTTTACAGTGTTTTCTAACATGTTTGTCATCTCGTTAATATATTTTGATCAAAGTCTTCATAACCCAAAATATATTGCTGTCAGTCACTTAGCTTTAGCTGATGTATGTACATCTACAGCTTTAGTTCCTAAAATAATAGATACATTTCTTTTTAACTCTAATTTTATTACATATGATGCATGTTTAACTAATatgttttttgtaaatttctttaACGTAATGCAGTCTCTTTCTCTTGCAATGTTAGCATATGATCGATTTCTTGCTATATGCTTCCCCTTACAATATCACAATATTAATACTAACAGCAGGATGGTCCTAATTATATTTTCACTTTGGGTGTTTGCTGGGGCTTTGTTGTCTACAATGGTGTTCCTAATTACAAGACTCAGCTTCTGCAAGTCGACAGTGATAAACAGTTATTTTTGTGATTATGGACTTGTCTACATATTAGCTTGCAATGATTTTCACCTGAACTTAATAATTGGTTTTTCATGCAtagcttttttgctttttgtgccACTGACCTTCATCCTCATTTCATATGTAGCTATTTGGTTTGCCTTGCTGAAAATTGCAACAACAGAAGGAAGGCAGAAAGCGCTAAAAACATGTACTTCACATATGATCTTGGTGGCAATGTTTTATCTTCCAATAGCTTTTTCATATCTTGCATCacagtttacaattt ttcccaatgcaaGGATTTTATGTAACTCATTAGCTACAACAGTTCCCCCAATGCTGAACCCTGTCATTTATACACTGAAGACTGAAGAGATAATGACTTCTATCAAAACGTTACGAAAGAAAAGACAGACGAAAAGAGTAATGACTCAAACAGCCAAATCCAGTAATAAAACAATCACTAAACATATAAatccaaattaa